One window from the genome of Amaranthus tricolor cultivar Red isolate AtriRed21 chromosome 9, ASM2621246v1, whole genome shotgun sequence encodes:
- the LOC130824278 gene encoding uncharacterized protein LOC130824278, with protein MKKLYHKGQIHPSPSPCNQFSLSYLPAAILTLTATLSSDDKQILSYLLSCSSTTPFDFDPSKKSSKKHLNTINKPHSPSFSCYCFSCYTNFWVRWDSSPNRQLIHEIIDAFEDDLVAQRKKKQGLSKREKRKNNGKGLKLDINGVNHDKIDVNPNGFCKVNDDVNGFNGSDRVDTELGRVDSVEEVDEIGENQGSNVRKIVCFIGEKIWGSVWG; from the coding sequence ATGAAAAAACTCTATCACAAAGGTCAAATCCATCCTTCACCTTCTCCTTGTAATCAATTTTCTTTATCTTATCTTCCTGCTGCAATTCTCACTCTTACTGCTACCCTTTCTTCTGATGACAAACAAATCTTATCATACCTTCTTTCTTGTTCTTCTACTACCCCTTTTGATTTTGACCCATCTAAAAAATCCTCTAAAAAACATCTAAACACCATTAATAAACCCCATTCTCCTTCATTTTCTTGTTATTGTTTCTCTTGTTACACTAATTTCTGGGTTCGTTGGGATTCTTCCCCTAATCGTCAGCTTATTCATGAGATTAttgatgcttttgaagatgaTTTGGTCGCTCAGAGGAAGAAGAAACAAGGGTTAAGTAAAAGAGAGAAAAGGAAGAATAATGGGAAAGGATTAAAGTTGGATATTAATGGTGTTAATCATGATAAGATTGATGTTAATCCAAATGGGTTTTGTAAGGTTAATGATGATGTTAATGGATTTAATGGGTCTGACCGAGTTGATACTGAGTTGGGTCGAGTTGACTCAGTTGAAGAAGTTGATGAAATAGGGGAGAATCAAGGGTCTAATGTAAGGAAGATTGTTTGTTTTATTGGTGAGAAAATTTGGGGTAGTGTTTGGGGTTAA